The Acanthochromis polyacanthus isolate Apoly-LR-REF ecotype Palm Island chromosome 2, KAUST_Apoly_ChrSc, whole genome shotgun sequence genome contains a region encoding:
- the LOC127531443 gene encoding putative nuclease HARBI1 — protein MEDSQKSVPGSETTFTRHCGFPGHKPVRTSRRIHRITGFPSVIGCIDAHTSPSQLPHIMNRKSIHSINVQIRCDAAYIISNVEATWSGSVHDSRIYGESNLSNRLQRGEFDGLLLGDRGYHDNPD, from the exons atggaggacagtcagaaaagtgttcctggctctgaaacgacttttactcgtcattgtggttttcctggacacaaacctgtcagaacatcaaggaggatccacaggattacag gatttcccagtgtgattggctgcatagatgcacacacatccccatcacagctccctcacatcatgaacaggaagtccattcacagcataaatgtgcag atcagatgtgatgctgcatacatcatttctaatgtggaggccacgtggtctgggtctgttcatgactccaggatttatggagagtctaacctgagcaacagactgcagcgtg gagagtttgatggccttctgctgggtgacaggggttaccatgacaacccagactga